The following proteins are co-located in the Mesorhizobium australicum WSM2073 genome:
- a CDS encoding DUF6492 family protein, whose amino-acid sequence MNKRFVPDPLAGPGLLPKAPTAAIVTASYAPDFERCRLLCETLDRHVSGAAHHYILVEHRDLALFRQLQTSRRSVVDERDLLPRWLRAFDDPLSLFRRRVWLSLKTQPLRGWHVQQLRRIAISAHAGEDVLIFCDSDVAFLKAFDCGAFWRDGKARLFRRDGVLADDGHDEHRLWSRNAGTALGIDSSRTSVHDYISTLIAWRRDTVLAMCGRIEKVHGRDWVEVIGSARKFSECMIYGRYVDDLLDGAGHFHGSEEFCRVHWTGEALSDDEFRRFVAGMAPEQVAIGMQSFIGTDIGRIRRLIGLDR is encoded by the coding sequence TTGAACAAGCGGTTCGTCCCAGACCCGCTGGCCGGCCCAGGCCTGTTGCCGAAGGCGCCGACAGCAGCGATTGTGACGGCAAGCTACGCCCCGGATTTCGAACGCTGCCGACTGCTGTGCGAAACGCTTGACCGGCATGTCTCGGGTGCCGCGCACCACTACATTCTGGTCGAACATCGCGATCTTGCGCTTTTCCGCCAGTTGCAGACCAGCCGCCGTTCGGTCGTCGATGAGCGGGATCTCCTGCCGCGCTGGCTGCGCGCCTTCGACGATCCGCTCAGCCTGTTTCGCCGCCGCGTCTGGCTCAGCCTGAAGACCCAGCCGCTGCGTGGCTGGCACGTGCAGCAGCTGCGCCGTATCGCCATATCGGCCCACGCGGGGGAAGACGTGCTGATCTTCTGCGATTCCGACGTCGCTTTCCTGAAGGCCTTCGATTGCGGTGCCTTCTGGCGCGATGGCAAGGCGCGTTTGTTTCGCCGGGATGGCGTGCTCGCCGATGACGGCCATGACGAGCATCGCTTGTGGTCGCGCAATGCCGGAACGGCGCTTGGCATCGATTCGTCCCGGACATCGGTCCATGATTATATCTCGACGCTGATCGCATGGCGCCGCGACACGGTGCTTGCCATGTGCGGCCGGATCGAAAAGGTCCATGGCCGCGACTGGGTCGAGGTCATCGGCTCGGCGCGCAAATTCTCCGAATGCATGATCTACGGACGCTACGTCGACGATTTGCTGGACGGAGCCGGCCACTTCCACGGTTCGGAAGAATTCTGCCGCGTCCACTGGACGGGCGAGGCGCTGTCGGACGACGAGTTCCGCCGCTTCGTCGCCGGCATGGCGCCAGAGCAGGTGGCGATCGGCATGCAGTCCTTTATCGGCACCGATATAGGCCGGATCCGACGCCTGATCGGGCTTGATCGCTGA
- a CDS encoding lipopolysaccharide biosynthesis protein, which yields MTEASDIPQRRTFARIGTLMAERRGLVRDYFSAISGAGGRLVFSLAYFIALANTLSIAEFGMFATASAAGVMLSRLLAFGFISALYRTATIRPNLIGTFTAGFLLLGAVSLPLLVLASFGVYLIFFAGTVPLSVFTAIVFAEALLWRPVEVALIVNNGLGKFGRAAVLAILATALRALGAVLFMVSPQHGIWMWSWFYIGANAASLLLAFGWFYPRQRLRLRIELYLRRLADSIYVAGAEVLFYLQSEFDKLLVLAIGGPHLAGIYAIIMRLVDLTAIPIRTFSMMLVQRMMRAPELLSRLAIKSGIEGGVFLVSTLALAALGIVLHFFPNALGRNVSEAAPLVALAICVPGLRNLVEYQAELLFARGQTLVRALNLGLLAALKALLLTYVLTTISETSDLVLSLNIVFLLLYLASMLLTYSALRRPAKAI from the coding sequence ATGACTGAGGCCAGCGACATACCGCAAAGGCGGACCTTCGCGCGGATCGGCACCTTGATGGCCGAACGGCGGGGGCTGGTGCGCGACTATTTTTCGGCGATCAGCGGCGCCGGCGGGCGACTGGTGTTTTCACTCGCCTATTTCATCGCGCTCGCCAATACGCTGTCGATCGCAGAGTTCGGCATGTTCGCCACCGCCTCGGCGGCCGGCGTCATGCTGTCGAGGCTTCTCGCCTTCGGTTTCATTTCGGCACTCTACCGCACCGCCACCATCCGCCCCAATCTGATCGGCACGTTCACAGCGGGTTTCCTGCTGCTCGGCGCCGTCTCGCTGCCGCTTTTGGTCCTGGCCTCGTTCGGCGTCTACCTGATCTTCTTTGCCGGCACTGTGCCGCTGTCGGTATTCACGGCCATCGTTTTTGCCGAGGCACTGCTGTGGCGGCCGGTGGAAGTGGCGCTGATCGTCAACAACGGGCTGGGCAAATTCGGCCGTGCAGCCGTGCTGGCGATCCTGGCCACCGCACTGCGGGCGCTTGGCGCGGTGTTGTTCATGGTCTCGCCACAGCATGGCATTTGGATGTGGTCGTGGTTCTACATAGGGGCCAACGCCGCCTCGCTGCTTTTGGCTTTCGGCTGGTTCTATCCACGCCAGCGGCTGCGGCTGCGCATCGAACTCTATCTGCGGCGGCTCGCCGATTCCATCTATGTGGCCGGCGCCGAGGTGTTGTTCTACCTGCAATCGGAATTCGACAAGCTGCTGGTGCTGGCGATCGGCGGCCCGCATTTGGCCGGCATCTATGCCATCATCATGCGGCTCGTCGACCTGACGGCGATCCCCATCCGTACTTTCTCCATGATGCTCGTGCAGCGCATGATGCGCGCGCCGGAGCTGCTGTCGCGCCTTGCGATAAAGAGCGGCATCGAGGGCGGCGTGTTCCTCGTTTCAACGCTGGCGCTGGCAGCGCTTGGCATCGTGCTGCATTTCTTTCCCAACGCGCTCGGCAGGAATGTTTCCGAGGCCGCACCCCTGGTGGCGCTGGCGATCTGCGTGCCTGGACTGCGCAACCTGGTCGAATATCAGGCCGAGCTTCTTTTCGCGCGCGGCCAGACGCTGGTGCGGGCGCTCAATCTCGGCCTGCTCGCCGCCCTCAAGGCGCTGCTGCTGACCTATGTGCTGACCACCATTTCCGAAACATCTGATCTGGTGCTGTCGCTCAACATTGTCTTCCTGCTGCTCTACCTCGCGTCCATGCTGCTGACCTATTCGGCGCTGCGCAGACCGGCCAAGGCAATCTAG
- a CDS encoding GumC family protein, with product MVDRENREDWKRERSLLALGEAVRGEDDASLVSIGDRADPSWREDAATRHRLARSRRETKASPPRSAADNAERSRLDEEQPFVSEGAWRSRGETGTGDLPPDMPQARPAPEEPSGTGGAHDAIGSRAAGRADPSSNGGADSQQWKPLIDPMLVVRGVARSKLLIVATTILGAGLGVAIALSMPKKYEATTELIIEPGDLKLSDRDLTQPVGQPDAALAVVETRIKMLTSGTVLDQVVKNLNLVNDPEFNGQGSGGLGVMSLIRSIVSRNDGPGGVDEVRRQALAVGNLAKSLSVERSGKTFVISVSAVTQNGDKSALIANTTRTVFQQEAAKYQSDMAGRATNELTSKLDDLRKGVEAAERKVEDFRATHGLVDAQGHLISDDQMLKLNEQLSVARARTLELNARAASARSLDVNSVLTGTLPEEINSNAMSDLRSQYATLKQEADRAAVRLGPRHPELQALDAQIAGARERIAAELRRIASSLQVDLKRAVQLEQDLASRLAQAKVQSGDVNSDLVALRELEREATAKRSVYEQYLLRAKETGEQTGINTTNINVITPAQAPLEPNGPSRALVALAGLLLGLAAGVGVGALRGTYDSLRETASARSRRERKVDERKLADQRAPREEQAFRAEPPPEPPMPAAPVPLPPAPPPPVTRTEAAPAESSGRIGALMSRLRKAMSRKPSAEADDDISSGFGLPAFADNGRPVNAPLFPGHPESGFGPRQAAGLDYSQSPFQPGPDAGYGQRMTLPSRSPLIPQQATYPAPPFPSSPYAQPLGYPQAQPWSQVGHPSRQSSAGPYAAQMPYPPPPAPAQPPAAPPARPTPVEEGGEQASVEEIRASLREFREAVRELTENRTRRRYF from the coding sequence ATGGTCGACAGGGAAAACCGTGAAGACTGGAAGCGCGAGCGCTCCTTGCTGGCGCTTGGCGAAGCCGTGCGTGGCGAGGACGATGCTTCGCTGGTGTCGATAGGAGACCGCGCGGACCCCTCATGGCGCGAGGATGCCGCCACGCGCCATCGCCTAGCTCGTTCCCGTCGCGAGACGAAGGCGAGCCCGCCTCGGTCGGCAGCCGATAACGCCGAACGGTCTCGCCTGGACGAGGAGCAGCCGTTTGTATCCGAGGGCGCCTGGCGTTCGCGGGGGGAAACCGGCACCGGCGATTTGCCACCCGACATGCCGCAAGCAAGGCCCGCCCCCGAGGAACCTTCGGGCACGGGTGGCGCCCACGATGCAATCGGGTCCCGCGCTGCGGGCAGAGCCGACCCGTCCTCCAATGGCGGGGCGGACAGTCAGCAGTGGAAGCCGCTGATCGATCCGATGCTGGTCGTTCGCGGCGTTGCCAGGTCGAAGCTGCTGATCGTTGCGACCACGATACTGGGCGCTGGACTTGGCGTTGCCATCGCCTTGTCGATGCCGAAGAAATACGAAGCCACGACCGAACTGATCATCGAGCCGGGTGACCTGAAGCTCTCCGACCGCGATCTCACCCAACCGGTAGGCCAGCCCGATGCCGCGCTGGCCGTCGTCGAAACCCGGATCAAGATGCTCACCTCGGGCACCGTTCTCGATCAGGTCGTCAAGAATCTCAACCTCGTCAACGATCCGGAATTCAATGGCCAGGGCTCCGGCGGCCTCGGCGTCATGTCGCTCATCCGCTCGATCGTGTCGCGCAACGATGGGCCTGGCGGCGTCGATGAGGTTCGCCGCCAGGCTCTGGCTGTCGGCAATCTGGCCAAGAGCCTGTCGGTCGAACGCAGCGGCAAGACTTTTGTCATTTCCGTCAGCGCCGTGACCCAGAACGGCGACAAGTCGGCGCTCATTGCCAATACGACGAGGACCGTCTTCCAGCAGGAAGCCGCCAAATACCAGTCCGACATGGCCGGACGCGCGACGAACGAATTGACGTCCAAGCTCGATGATCTGCGCAAGGGGGTCGAGGCGGCCGAGCGCAAGGTCGAGGATTTCAGGGCCACGCATGGCCTGGTCGACGCGCAAGGCCATCTGATCAGCGACGATCAAATGCTGAAGCTCAACGAGCAGCTCTCGGTCGCCCGCGCCCGCACGCTGGAACTCAATGCCCGGGCAGCGTCGGCGCGTTCGCTGGATGTCAATTCCGTTCTGACCGGCACGTTGCCGGAAGAGATCAACTCCAACGCCATGAGCGATCTGCGCTCGCAATATGCAACGCTGAAGCAGGAGGCCGATCGTGCCGCGGTCCGGCTGGGACCGCGTCATCCAGAACTCCAGGCCCTCGACGCCCAGATCGCCGGCGCGCGCGAGCGCATCGCGGCTGAACTGCGCCGCATCGCCTCTTCGCTGCAGGTCGACTTGAAGCGCGCGGTTCAGCTCGAACAGGACCTCGCTTCCCGGCTGGCCCAGGCAAAGGTCCAAAGCGGCGACGTCAACAGCGACCTGGTTGCCCTGCGGGAACTGGAGCGTGAGGCCACCGCCAAGCGTTCCGTCTACGAACAATATCTCTTGCGCGCCAAGGAGACTGGTGAACAGACGGGCATCAACACGACCAACATCAATGTGATCACTCCCGCCCAGGCTCCACTCGAGCCAAATGGACCCTCACGGGCCTTGGTGGCGCTGGCCGGCCTGCTGCTTGGCCTTGCCGCCGGCGTTGGCGTTGGCGCTCTGCGCGGTACCTATGACAGCCTGCGCGAGACGGCAAGCGCGCGCTCACGCCGCGAGCGCAAGGTGGACGAACGCAAGTTGGCTGACCAGAGAGCGCCTCGCGAGGAGCAGGCATTCCGGGCGGAGCCTCCGCCAGAGCCACCGATGCCGGCAGCGCCTGTGCCGCTGCCGCCCGCACCACCGCCGCCGGTCACGCGGACCGAGGCCGCTCCCGCCGAAAGCTCCGGGAGGATTGGCGCACTCATGTCGAGACTGCGCAAGGCCATGTCCCGCAAGCCGTCCGCCGAAGCCGACGACGACATCTCCAGCGGGTTCGGCCTACCCGCCTTCGCCGACAACGGACGGCCTGTCAACGCTCCGCTATTTCCTGGCCATCCGGAGTCCGGTTTCGGGCCTCGGCAGGCGGCCGGCCTGGATTATTCGCAGTCACCCTTCCAGCCGGGCCCCGATGCGGGGTATGGGCAGCGGATGACCTTGCCTTCGCGCTCGCCCCTGATACCGCAACAGGCAACGTACCCGGCTCCCCCGTTTCCGTCCTCTCCCTATGCACAGCCGTTGGGCTACCCCCAGGCGCAGCCCTGGTCGCAAGTGGGCCATCCCTCCAGGCAAAGCTCAGCGGGACCTTATGCGGCGCAGATGCCGTATCCGCCGCCGCCCGCTCCGGCGCAGCCACCGGCCGCCCCGCCCGCGAGGCCGACCCCGGTCGAGGAGGGTGGCGAACAAGCATCGGTCGAAGAGATTCGCGCCAGCCTGCGTGAATTCCGCGAAGCGGTCCGCGAACTCACGGAAAACCGCACCCGCCGCCGCTACTTCTGA
- the folD gene encoding bifunctional methylenetetrahydrofolate dehydrogenase/methenyltetrahydrofolate cyclohydrolase FolD: protein MAEVIDGKSVAEDVVRTVKALTAELVAKGKAKPGLAVVIVGEDPASQVYVASKSRTAKECGFHSLQHTLPAETSQEALLKLIAELNADPEINGILVQLPLPAHVDAGKIIQAIAPHKDVDGFHFINVGKLGTGELDTAFVPCTPAGSMLLIERVRGKDLSGLNAVVVGRSNIVGKPMANLLLAANCTVTIAHSRTKDLPALARTADILVAAVGRPEMIRGDWVKLGATVIDVGINRIPAPEKGEGKSRLVGDVAYAEAARAAGAITPVPGGVGPMTIAMLMANTLASAYLAAGLKRPSF, encoded by the coding sequence ATGGCCGAAGTGATTGACGGAAAAAGCGTTGCCGAAGACGTGGTGCGGACGGTCAAGGCGCTGACCGCCGAGCTGGTCGCCAAGGGCAAGGCCAAGCCAGGCCTGGCCGTCGTCATCGTCGGCGAGGATCCGGCGAGCCAGGTCTATGTCGCCTCCAAATCCCGTACCGCCAAGGAATGCGGCTTTCATTCGCTTCAGCACACGCTGCCGGCGGAAACGTCCCAAGAGGCGCTGCTCAAGCTCATCGCCGAACTCAACGCCGATCCTGAAATCAACGGCATCCTGGTCCAGCTTCCGCTGCCCGCCCATGTCGATGCCGGCAAGATCATCCAGGCGATCGCGCCGCACAAGGACGTCGACGGCTTCCATTTCATCAATGTCGGCAAGCTCGGCACTGGTGAACTCGACACGGCCTTCGTTCCCTGCACGCCCGCCGGCTCGATGCTTTTGATCGAGCGCGTGCGCGGCAAGGACCTGTCCGGCCTCAACGCCGTCGTCGTCGGCCGCTCCAACATCGTCGGCAAGCCGATGGCCAATCTGCTGCTTGCCGCCAACTGCACCGTCACCATCGCGCACAGCCGCACCAAGGACCTGCCGGCGCTTGCCCGCACGGCCGACATCCTGGTCGCTGCTGTCGGCAGGCCGGAAATGATCAGGGGTGACTGGGTCAAGCTTGGCGCCACCGTCATCGATGTCGGCATCAACCGCATTCCGGCGCCCGAGAAAGGCGAGGGCAAGTCGCGTCTCGTCGGCGATGTCGCCTATGCCGAAGCGGCCAGGGCGGCCGGCGCGATCACTCCGGTGCCCGGCGGTGTCGGGCCGATGACCATTGCCATGTTGATGGCCAATACGTTAGCTTCGGCCTACCTTGCGGCCGGATTGAAGCGGCCTTCCTTCTGA
- a CDS encoding GlxA family transcriptional regulator yields the protein MPNPTISPERPVTNDPVQGGRQFAFLLVDKFSMFSLAAAIDTFRSANRLLGRDFYGWTTVSADGDPVMASNGLPLKIDYAVADLPPVDILFVSVGLTTEFPGKSKVLAALRSWGRRGNALGALSVGSYLLAEAGQLEGYRCTIHWENRAGFVERFPDINCTGNVFEIDRKRYTCAGGTTSIDLMLEIVRGDFGSNLANGVANQFQHERIRSAGDRQRVGPERDLTGKSEKLRRIVELMADHLDEPLSAVQLAKSAGLSVRQVERLFLRHLNVTPGRYYMRLRLERARELLRQTNMPILDVAIATGFTSHSYFAQSYRLQFGRPPSEERRTTY from the coding sequence TTGCCGAACCCCACTATTTCCCCGGAACGGCCGGTCACGAATGATCCCGTTCAAGGCGGCCGGCAGTTCGCTTTCCTGCTGGTCGACAAGTTTTCGATGTTCTCGCTGGCCGCCGCGATCGATACGTTCCGGTCGGCGAACCGCCTGCTCGGTCGCGACTTCTACGGCTGGACAACTGTGTCGGCCGATGGTGACCCGGTGATGGCTTCCAACGGCCTGCCGCTCAAGATCGACTACGCCGTCGCCGACCTGCCGCCGGTCGATATTCTCTTCGTCTCGGTCGGCTTGACGACAGAATTTCCGGGCAAGAGCAAGGTTCTGGCCGCCTTGCGCAGCTGGGGCCGGCGCGGCAACGCGCTTGGTGCCTTGTCGGTCGGATCCTACCTGCTGGCCGAGGCCGGCCAGCTCGAAGGCTATCGCTGCACCATCCATTGGGAAAACCGCGCCGGCTTCGTCGAGCGCTTTCCCGACATCAACTGCACGGGCAACGTCTTCGAGATCGACCGCAAACGCTACACCTGCGCCGGCGGCACCACCTCGATCGATCTGATGCTGGAGATCGTGCGTGGCGATTTCGGCTCCAACCTCGCCAATGGCGTCGCCAACCAGTTCCAGCACGAGCGCATCCGCTCCGCTGGAGACCGCCAGCGCGTCGGGCCGGAGCGTGACCTCACCGGCAAGTCGGAGAAGTTGCGACGCATCGTCGAATTGATGGCCGACCATCTCGACGAGCCGCTGTCGGCGGTACAGCTCGCCAAGTCGGCGGGCCTCTCGGTGCGCCAGGTGGAGCGGCTGTTTCTGCGCCATCTCAACGTCACGCCGGGGCGCTACTACATGCGGCTGCGGCTGGAGCGCGCGCGCGAATTGCTGCGCCAGACCAACATGCCGATCCTCGACGTGGCGATCGCGACCGGCTTCACCTCGCATTCCTATTTTGCCCAGAGCTATCGGCTGCAGTTTGGCCGCCCGCCCTCGGAAGAGCGCCGCACGACATACTGA
- a CDS encoding vWA domain-containing protein — translation MAILARSVAAAILLLSTTTFGFAANKVIIILDASGSMWAQIDGKPKLEIARESLRTVLQSVPADDEIGFMAYGHREKGSCDDIQLIVPPQAGSASAISAAADSMKFLGKTPLTAAVKQAAEALKYTEDKATVVLITDGLETCGGDPCALGKELEASGVDFTADVVGFGLTADEGKQIACLADTTGGKYIQASDEKALQEALVETVAAPAPEPAPAPAPAPAPEPAKPEFNFMPTVVLAEGGDPVTDGNAWEVYKAKSDGTRGDNVTTEYGDYKANLEPGDYIVVARDGEAKTEQKIKIEAGQVYKPLFTLNAGTLILHPRPRQGADVASGAAVVIAYPGVDNPPTYYGDTKVVLPAGDEKVTVTIGQGVVTETILLAAGRVIDKDIIVGVGHVVANAYYVAGGDKADGSGTGFKVLKAKKKIDGTRDEVTYAYGPDSKFDLPPDDYVLIATVDLAVVEQPFSVKVGEFQDLKVAMNAGVLAITAPGTSKIEIFETKKDINGNRKSIGYAYDEKYQAAIAAGDYAVVSEKTDNSKKEGAVTVKAGERVELTVQ, via the coding sequence ATGGCGATACTTGCGCGGAGCGTCGCTGCGGCGATCCTCCTTTTGTCGACGACGACATTCGGCTTTGCCGCCAACAAGGTCATCATCATCCTCGACGCGTCGGGATCGATGTGGGCGCAGATCGACGGAAAGCCCAAGCTGGAAATCGCCCGCGAATCGCTGAGGACCGTGCTTCAATCGGTTCCCGCCGACGACGAGATCGGCTTCATGGCCTATGGCCATCGCGAAAAAGGCAGCTGCGACGACATCCAACTGATCGTGCCGCCCCAGGCGGGCTCGGCAAGCGCCATCTCGGCAGCCGCCGACAGCATGAAGTTCCTCGGCAAGACGCCGCTGACGGCAGCCGTCAAGCAGGCGGCCGAAGCGCTGAAATACACCGAGGACAAGGCAACTGTCGTTCTTATCACCGATGGGCTGGAAACGTGCGGCGGTGACCCTTGTGCGCTGGGCAAGGAACTCGAAGCCTCCGGCGTCGATTTCACCGCCGACGTCGTCGGCTTCGGCCTGACCGCCGACGAAGGTAAGCAGATTGCCTGCCTCGCCGACACTACCGGCGGCAAATACATCCAGGCTTCCGATGAGAAGGCGCTGCAGGAGGCGCTGGTCGAGACCGTCGCGGCACCGGCGCCCGAGCCAGCACCGGCCCCCGCTCCGGCACCAGCGCCCGAGCCGGCGAAGCCCGAGTTCAATTTCATGCCGACCGTGGTGCTGGCCGAGGGCGGCGATCCTGTCACCGACGGCAATGCCTGGGAAGTCTACAAGGCCAAATCGGACGGCACGCGCGGCGACAACGTCACCACCGAATACGGCGACTACAAAGCCAATCTGGAACCGGGCGACTACATCGTCGTCGCGCGCGACGGTGAGGCCAAGACGGAGCAGAAGATCAAGATCGAGGCGGGCCAGGTCTACAAGCCGCTGTTCACCTTGAATGCCGGCACACTCATCCTGCATCCACGTCCGAGGCAAGGTGCCGATGTGGCCAGCGGGGCGGCTGTCGTGATCGCCTATCCGGGCGTCGACAACCCTCCGACCTATTATGGAGACACGAAAGTCGTGTTGCCGGCCGGCGACGAGAAAGTGACCGTCACGATCGGACAGGGCGTGGTCACCGAAACGATCCTGCTTGCCGCGGGCAGGGTGATCGACAAGGACATCATCGTCGGCGTCGGCCATGTCGTTGCCAACGCATACTATGTGGCCGGCGGCGACAAGGCTGACGGTTCAGGCACCGGCTTCAAGGTGCTCAAGGCCAAGAAGAAGATCGATGGCACCCGCGACGAGGTCACCTATGCCTATGGCCCCGACAGCAAGTTCGATCTACCGCCCGATGACTATGTGCTGATCGCGACGGTCGATCTCGCCGTCGTGGAACAGCCTTTCAGCGTCAAGGTCGGCGAGTTCCAGGACCTCAAGGTCGCCATGAATGCCGGCGTGCTGGCAATCACGGCGCCTGGCACCTCCAAGATCGAGATCTTCGAGACGAAGAAGGACATCAATGGCAATCGCAAGTCGATCGGCTATGCCTATGACGAGAAGTATCAGGCCGCGATAGCGGCCGGCGATTACGCCGTGGTTTCGGAGAAGACGGACAACAGCAAGAAGGAAGGCGCCGTGACCGTGAAGGCCGGAGAGCGGGTTGAACTGACGGTGCAATAA
- the edd gene encoding phosphogluconate dehydratase — MTARRDIEVITERIRQRSKAGRERYLSRIAEASNRTANRSVLSCGNLAHGFAVCSPSEKLALGADKVPNLGIITSYNDMLSAHQPFETFPALIKEAAREAGGIAQVAGGVPAMCDGVTQGQPGMELSLFSRDVIAMAAAIGLSHNMFDAAVYLGVCDKIVPGLVIAALTFGHLPAVFIPAGPMTTGLPNDEKAKVRQLYAEGKAGRAELLEAESKSYHGPGTCTFYGTANSNQMLMEIMGLHTPGASFVNPGTPLRDALTREATKRALAITALGNAYTPVGRMIDERSFVNGVVGLHATGGSTNHTIHLIAMAAAAGIALTWQDISDLSEAVPLLARVYPNGLADVNHFHAAGGLGFLIRELLDEGVLHEDVQTVWGEGLRPYAVEAKLGADGAVLREASPRASGDEKVLAPFNKAFQATGGLKVLAGNLGHAVIKTSAVKPERRIIEAPAKVFDSQQGLNDAFKAGTLTGDFIAVIRFQGPKANGMPELHKLTTVLGILQDRGQRVALVTDGRMSGASGKVPAAIHVTPEAVEDGPIARIHDGDIIRLDADAGTLEVLVPGTEFALRRTAEVDLIGNEFGFGRELFAGFRQLVGRADHGASAFDTA; from the coding sequence ATGACCGCAAGACGAGACATCGAAGTCATCACCGAACGGATACGCCAGCGCTCCAAAGCGGGCCGGGAGCGCTACCTCAGCCGTATCGCCGAAGCGTCGAACCGGACCGCCAACCGGTCGGTGCTGTCCTGCGGCAACCTTGCCCATGGCTTTGCGGTCTGCAGCCCCTCGGAAAAGCTGGCGCTAGGCGCAGACAAGGTGCCCAATCTCGGCATCATCACCTCTTACAACGACATGCTGTCGGCGCATCAGCCCTTCGAGACCTTCCCTGCCCTGATCAAGGAGGCCGCGCGCGAGGCGGGCGGCATCGCCCAGGTCGCGGGCGGCGTGCCGGCGATGTGCGATGGCGTGACCCAAGGCCAGCCCGGCATGGAGCTGTCGCTGTTTTCGCGCGACGTGATCGCCATGGCAGCCGCGATCGGCCTGTCGCACAACATGTTCGACGCCGCCGTCTATCTCGGCGTCTGCGACAAGATCGTCCCGGGTCTGGTGATCGCCGCACTAACCTTCGGCCATCTGCCGGCGGTGTTCATTCCTGCCGGCCCGATGACGACAGGCCTGCCCAACGATGAGAAGGCCAAGGTCCGCCAGCTCTATGCCGAGGGCAAGGCAGGACGCGCCGAACTCCTGGAAGCCGAGTCCAAGTCGTATCACGGGCCGGGCACCTGCACCTTCTACGGGACGGCGAACTCCAACCAGATGCTGATGGAGATCATGGGCCTGCACACGCCGGGCGCGTCCTTCGTCAACCCCGGCACGCCCCTGCGCGACGCCTTGACCCGCGAAGCGACGAAACGGGCACTGGCGATCACCGCGCTCGGCAACGCCTATACGCCGGTCGGGCGGATGATCGACGAACGTTCGTTCGTCAATGGCGTCGTCGGCCTGCATGCCACCGGCGGCTCGACCAACCACACCATCCACCTGATCGCCATGGCCGCCGCCGCCGGCATCGCGCTGACCTGGCAGGATATTTCCGACCTCTCGGAAGCGGTGCCTCTGTTGGCACGGGTCTATCCGAACGGACTTGCCGACGTGAATCATTTCCATGCAGCCGGCGGCCTCGGCTTCCTGATCCGCGAACTGCTCGACGAAGGCGTCCTGCACGAGGATGTGCAGACGGTGTGGGGCGAAGGCCTGCGGCCCTATGCGGTCGAGGCAAAGCTCGGCGCCGACGGCGCTGTGCTGCGCGAGGCTTCGCCGCGCGCAAGCGGCGACGAAAAGGTGCTGGCGCCGTTCAACAAGGCCTTCCAGGCGACGGGCGGCCTGAAGGTTTTGGCGGGCAATCTCGGCCACGCCGTCATCAAGACATCGGCCGTCAAACCGGAGCGGCGTATCATCGAAGCGCCGGCCAAGGTGTTCGACAGCCAGCAGGGGCTGAACGACGCCTTCAAGGCGGGCACACTCACCGGCGACTTCATCGCCGTCATCCGCTTCCAGGGTCCGAAGGCCAACGGCATGCCGGAACTGCACAAGCTGACCACCGTGCTCGGCATCCTGCAGGATCGCGGCCAGCGCGTGGCGCTGGTCACCGATGGGCGCATGTCGGGTGCCTCCGGCAAGGTGCCGGCGGCAATCCATGTGACGCCGGAAGCGGTCGAGGACGGGCCGATCGCGCGGATCCATGACGGCGACATCATCCGCCTCGACGCCGATGCCGGCACGCTGGAAGTGCTGGTGCCAGGCACCGAATTCGCGCTGCGCCGCACAGCCGAAGTCGATCTCATCGGCAATGAATTCGGCTTCGGACGCGAGTTGTTCGCCGGCTTCCGCCAATTGGTGGGCCGCGCCGATCACGGCGCCAGCGCGTTCGACACTGCCTGA